A window of Thermodesulfobacteriota bacterium contains these coding sequences:
- a CDS encoding SbcC/MukB-like Walker B domain-containing protein, whose translation LPPDPADPESLPAIDRALEAVRGELVQVSRTLRDAEERAAGAEAAQAGADGARQGLETARREREAAADALREAERSAAELAARERQERASLDRALDALAGAIPGWAEARARLLADPEASRREWGERVAAWRAREEERAAAREALGDLEPRVQAAAAEARAVADRHARAAEACRLADDTHGALARDRGVLLGGRPAAEVEAEGGARVASAEAADREAQRRAEAAGRAASGGEARLAAARAALEEATAREGAARGALEAALAARDLALPALRVLLAHGERWVEETAARLEGSERARTEAATVAEERRRVLAEHEASGTPALAQSEKGAAQAVQAQGREVEALREAREAVRVELRRDDEERRRAEELRPRIEEQRRRAGVWAALSELIGSYDGKKFRTFAQSLTLEVLLAHANEHLVSLARRYRLERVPGAELDLQVVDQDMGEEVRSVNSLSGGESFLASLALALGLSSLSARDTRVDSLFVDEGFGSLDPDTLDAALAALDALQAGGRQVGVISHVPGLAERLGARVEVRPLGGGASAVRVRGAS comes from the coding sequence CGGCGGGAGCCGAGGCGGCCCAGGCGGGGGCCGACGGGGCTCGGCAGGGGCTGGAGACGGCCCGCCGGGAGCGGGAGGCCGCCGCCGATGCGCTGCGGGAGGCGGAGCGCTCGGCGGCGGAGCTCGCCGCCCGGGAGCGCCAGGAGCGCGCTTCCCTGGACCGGGCACTGGACGCCCTGGCCGGGGCGATTCCCGGGTGGGCGGAGGCGCGGGCCCGGCTCCTGGCCGACCCCGAGGCCTCCCGGCGGGAGTGGGGGGAGCGGGTCGCCGCCTGGCGGGCCCGGGAGGAGGAGCGCGCGGCCGCCCGGGAGGCCCTGGGCGACCTGGAGCCCCGGGTTCAGGCGGCCGCCGCCGAGGCGCGGGCCGTGGCGGACCGCCACGCTCGGGCGGCCGAGGCATGCCGCCTGGCCGACGACACCCATGGCGCCCTGGCCCGGGATCGCGGGGTGCTCCTCGGCGGCCGGCCCGCGGCCGAGGTGGAGGCCGAGGGGGGAGCCCGTGTCGCCTCGGCGGAGGCGGCGGACCGGGAGGCACAAAGACGCGCGGAGGCCGCGGGCAGGGCCGCGTCGGGGGGAGAGGCGCGGCTCGCCGCGGCCCGGGCCGCCCTGGAGGAGGCCACCGCGCGGGAGGGCGCGGCCCGGGGAGCTCTCGAGGCGGCCCTGGCCGCCCGGGACCTGGCGCTGCCGGCCCTGCGGGTCCTCCTGGCCCATGGGGAGCGCTGGGTGGAAGAGACAGCGGCACGCCTCGAGGGGTCGGAGCGCGCCCGGACCGAGGCTGCCACCGTGGCCGAAGAGCGCCGCCGGGTGCTGGCGGAGCACGAGGCGTCCGGGACGCCGGCCCTGGCCCAGAGCGAAAAAGGGGCCGCCCAGGCCGTCCAGGCCCAGGGCCGGGAGGTGGAGGCGCTCCGGGAGGCCCGGGAGGCCGTGCGGGTGGAACTGCGCCGGGACGACGAGGAACGCCGCCGGGCCGAGGAGCTGCGGCCCCGCATCGAGGAGCAGCGCCGCCGGGCCGGGGTCTGGGCCGCCCTCTCGGAGCTCATCGGGTCCTACGACGGGAAGAAGTTTCGCACCTTCGCCCAGAGCCTCACCCTCGAGGTGCTCCTCGCCCATGCCAACGAGCACCTGGTGAGCCTCGCCCGCCGCTACCGGCTGGAGCGGGTGCCGGGGGCGGAGCTCGACCTCCAGGTGGTGGACCAGGACATGGGCGAAGAGGTGCGCAGCGTCAACAGCCTCTCCGGGGGCGAGAGCTTCCTCGCCTCTCTGGCCTTGGCGCTCGGGCTCTCGAGCCTCTCGGCCCGGGACACCCGGGTGGACTCCCTCTTCGTGGACGAGGGCTTCGGGAGCCTCGACCCCGACACCCTCGACGCCGCCCTGGCCGCCCTCGACGCCCTCCAGGCCGGCGGGCGCCAGGTGGGCGTCATCTCCCACGTGCCCGGCCTCGCCGAGCGCCTGGGCGCCCGGGTGGAGGTGCGCCCCCTGGGCGGCGGCGCGAGCGCCGTGCGGGTGCGGGGGGCCTCCTGA